In Bacillota bacterium, the genomic stretch TTTCTCTCTCCCCCTTGTATAGGGCACAATGCAGTAAGCACAAAAATTGTCGCAACCGTACATAATTGTGACATAGGCTTTAACGGGGTCTGTGCGGTGTGCTGGAAGCAGGCCGGGCAGTTCTTCATTTTCAGTACCCAGTTCAATTACCTGGGATCCCGTTTCTTCCGCTTTTTTGATCAGATCAGGCAGGTGGTGAAAATTCCTCGTACCAAAAAGAAGATTGATATAAGGGGCTTCTTTTTGTAAATAGTTCACGATTTCCGGGTTTTGAGTCATGCACCCTCCTACCGCGATCAAGGTGCCGGGCCTTTTTTTCTTGAGGTGCTTTAAATTACCCAAAAAACCCAAAGCCTTCTGCTCCGCATGTTTCCTAACCGAACATGTATTAAGAATAACTAAATCTGCTTCGCGGAGGTTGTCGGTTCCCTGGTAACCGCTGTTTTCCAGGAGGGCGCGCATGATTTCCGAGTCGTGCTCGTTCATCTGACAACCCCACGTGGCAATGAACGCGAGTTTTTTATCTTGATCCCGCAAGGTTTTTTTCACTCCTTCAAGTTTATTATACCAAACGTTTTTGTAAAAAATAAAAAGCCCCCGGCTTCAGGGGTGAATTGTTTTATGCAAATTTTGCCGGGTAAACCGGGCTAGTTAAATTGCTAAGCAAGGAGACCTTCCCGCGCAGGTCATCAAGGGAGCGTTTCTCAGTTCCAGTCTAATACCCGGGCCGTGAAACTCCAGGAGGAGAACCTTTCTACTCTATTCATTCCCCGGCCAATTTCCTGATGTGACCTACTAAAATATTCGTTGCTTCTACATCGCCCATCGCCATGATATGAATCCCGTTTACATAGGAATAAACTTGAGAAATAAACTTACAGGCAATCTCAATTGCTGCTTTTTCAGAACGGGCGAGAGCATTCATTACCTCCGGCGGGATATCAATACCTGGAACATTTTTATTCATAAATTCTGCCAACTTGAGGCTCTTTAATGGCATGATGCCCATTAGAACCGGAATGTTGAAATCTTTAACGCGTTCCATAAAAAGGATCGCCTTTTCAACATGGAAAACGGGTTGCGTCTGAATGAAGTCAGCTCCTGCAGCTACCTTCTGCCGGACGCGTTCGATTTCTGCTTCTAAATTTTTGGCAGCAGGACGGGCTGTTGCCGCAACATAAAAAGAGGCTTGACCCCTAAAGGGCTTTTCGTTGTAATCTACCCCTCTGTTCATCTTTTTGATTAGTTTTATTAGCTCAAGTGAAGTATAATTATAGACTGCTGTCGAAGGGTAGGGCCCATGTTTTGGAGTGTCTCCGGTCGTGACCAGAAGATAACGGATCCCCAGGGCGTGAGCGCCCAGCAAATCTGCCTGCGTACCAAGTAAACTCCGGTCTCGGCATGTAAAATGAGGAATCGTCTCAAACCCGGTCTCTTCCTGAATAATATGCGCTAAACTTATAGAATTGATCCGTAACCTTCCGCCGGGGCAATCATGAATGTTAATTCCATCCAGTCCTTGATAAGACCTGGCCTTGTTTAGAGATGCTTGAACATCTGTACCCTCAGTAGCTCCCAACTCTGTAGTGATTACAAATTTTTTACCCAGCTTCTCTTTAAGCTTCACTTCTTTCGCCTCCCCAATTTATATGAAATCATCCGCTTAATTTCGGGTAATACGAGGGACGACCATGTTTCCAGGTAAGGTTGATAAGAAATAAGGCGAGAAACCGGGATAAAATCACCTGTGAGCTTTTCTTTCTCCTTAATTTCTACTTTCGGCGAGGAACATAAAACAAGAAAAACAAATCCTAAATGATATTTTCCTACCTCAGTTTCTTCGTCGTTAACGATTCCTATAAAACGGTACGAGTACGGTCCCTCGAAGAAAACCTCTTCGCTTAACTCTCGAATTAAGTTTAAAGTAACCACTTTTTTAAAATTTTTAACTGATACCGGATTAATGTGACCACCCAAACCTAAAGAGTATTTAAGCATCAGTCTTTTTTCCGAAGATGCTTTTATGCGCTGGTAAAGAAAGGCGAGATTTTGGTGTATAAGCACTGAATAAGTAATAATCTGTTTATAGCGGGAGTCTTCTTCCGCTTTATGGCGTGGCATAAAAAAACTTCCAGCTGCTACCCGCTTAATAAAATTTCTGTTTTCTCCTGCTTTAAATCCTTGAAAACTGGTTTTGTTCAAAAATAGATAAGATTTAGGGACCACAAGGATTTGTTCGGGCAATTGCTTTTTCCCTTCTCCCCTACCGTTTAACTGATAACTTTTAACTTCGCTTTCGGTTAAAAAGTTCCTTCTAAAAATAAAAAAACCCCTAACGGGGGAAATTTTACAATCTACACTACAATCCGGTACAAACTGGAAAGACGTTTATGAATAGCCTTTTCGTATAGTTCTGCGTACTGCTGGGCAGAGCGCTCCCAAGAAAAATTAGACTTCATGCCGTTGACCATTAAGCGGCGCCATTGCTCAGGCTGCTCCAGATAAATTGCAAGCGCACGTTTGATCGCGTCTAATAGTGCTGTTGGCTCATAAGCTTTAAAGGAAAAACCGTTTCCCTCTCTGTTTTTCTCATTATAATCCTGGATGGTATCAGCCAGGCCGCCAGTTGCACGGACAATGGGAATTGTACCGTACCTTAGGCTGATTAATTGAGCAAGACCGCAAGGTTCAAAACGCGATGGCATTAAAAACATGTCTGAACCAGCGTAAATTTTCTTTGCGAGTACCGGGTTAAAACCTAAATTAATTGCTGCTTGTTGGGGGTATTTCATTTTAAACTCCGCAAATAACTTTTGGTAATAATCTTCCCCACTGCCTAAAAGGATGAATTGACTGCCTGTGGCCATCAGTTCGTCGAAGATGTCACTGATCAAATCAAGCCCTTTTTGGTCTACGAGCCGCGTGATAACTCCGATGAGAGGGGTGTTTCCTA encodes the following:
- a CDS encoding methylenetetrahydrofolate reductase, with protein sequence MKLKEKLGKKFVITTELGATEGTDVQASLNKARSYQGLDGINIHDCPGGRLRINSISLAHIIQEETGFETIPHFTCRDRSLLGTQADLLGAHALGIRYLLVTTGDTPKHGPYPSTAVYNYTSLELIKLIKKMNRGVDYNEKPFRGQASFYVAATARPAAKNLEAEIERVRQKVAAGADFIQTQPVFHVEKAILFMERVKDFNIPVLMGIMPLKSLKLAEFMNKNVPGIDIPPEVMNALARSEKAAIEIACKFISQVYSYVNGIHIMAMGDVEATNILVGHIRKLAGE